The Syngnathus typhle isolate RoL2023-S1 ecotype Sweden linkage group LG3, RoL_Styp_1.0, whole genome shotgun sequence genome window below encodes:
- the LOC133151235 gene encoding choline transporter-like protein 2 isoform X1 has translation MALVSMLLGSLPWFGSVKPKQPRISPRAREYTICRGEVAKFDPTFKGPIHKRGCTDIVCCFLFIVALLAYFGVGILAWSQGDPRKILYPTDSKGNFCGQKGTPQENKTFLFYYNILMCASPAVLLQGQCPTTQICVKHCPYKHLTLAKAVENKDDRDYYAEFCQEGVNSSWPIHILKQYCPSSILASKAFTRRCVPTMSKLKNGSVVVGNNTMVTIDSANVSAMEVLNATKKSNMLFEARQLAMKIFEDYTQSWHYIIIALTIAMVCSWFFIILLRFLADIMVWVMIVLVIGIVAYGVLHCFLQYQSLKADPSTDVSIGQLGMQPDFAVYLEIRQTWLIFTIILAIVEFLIIATLIFLRKRLMVAIALIKESSRALGYVTSSLFYPLLTSVLLAIVIAYWAVTSVYLATSNSEVYKVSANENCTFRFNTCDPKTFNKTNMSAECPEAECNFAYYGGDTLYHKYITLFQFYNAFLFFWCGNFVTALGQVTLAGAFASYYWAFKKPDDIPPNPVMSSLGRTLRYHTGSVAFGSLVLALVQIIRVILEYLNHKLQGARNKYAKFLLNCMKCCFWCLEKCIKFLNRNAYIMIAIYGKNFCTSAQDAFMLLLRNIARVAVLDKVTDFLLFLGKLLIVGVIGVISFFFFTGRMDSPEYASPTLNYYWVPIMTNIVGSYLIAHGFFSVYSMCVDTLFLCFCEDLERNDGSPERPYYMSPELHDLIGLSRRSEGDGDDADSPASKGDVLEVENIQLQELKMQSNISHANVEDEPLRDNAEVANETNEQTRETEEQTVSEDAVLEKERSRGDSGS, from the exons ATGGCCTTGGTCTCCATGCTGCTGGGATCGCTGCCATGGTTCGGCTCGGTCAAGCCAAAACAGCCAAGGATTTCTCCACGAGCTAGAGAATACACAATATGCAGAG GGGAGGTCGCGAAGTTTGACCCAACCTTCAAGGGGCCCATTCACAAGAG GGGATGCACGGATATAGTCTGCTGTTTTCTCTTTATCGTTGCCTTGCTTGCCTATTTTGGTGTGGGGATTCTTG CCTGGTCCCAGGGTGACCCCAGGAAAATCCTCTATCCCACTGACAGCAAAGGGAACTTCTGTGGGCAAAAAGGAACACCCCAGGA GAACAAGACGTTTCTGTTTTACTACAATATCTTGATGTGTGCGAGTCCTGCGGTTTTGCTCCAAGGCCAGTGTCCCACCACTCAG ATATGTGTAAAACACTGTCCTTACAAACATCTCACGTTGGCCAAAGCCGTTGAAAACAAAGACGACCGTGACTATTACGCAGAGTTTTGCCAGGAAGGTGTCAATTCATCATGG cctATCCACATCCTGAAACAATATTGCCCTTCCTCAATCTTGGCCAGCAAAGCCT TCACACGACGCTGCGTTCCAACCATGTCAAAATTAAAGAATGGCTCGGTGGTTGTGGGCAATAATACCATGGTTACAATCGACTCCGCCAACGTTTCCGCCATGGAAGTACTCAATGCGACCAA GAAGTCCAACATGCTTTTTGAAGCTCGCCAGTTGGCCATGAAAATCTTTGAGGATTACACTCAGTCCTGGCACTATATCATTAT AGCTCTGACAATAGCAATGGTTTGTAGCTGGTTCTTCATAATCCTGCTGCGCTTCCTGGCAGACATCATGGTGTGGGTCATGATTGTCTTGGTCATTGGAATCGTAGCCTATG GTGTGCTGCATTGTTTCCTGCAATATCAAAGTCTGAAAGCGGATCCTTCTACTGACGTGTCTATCGGCCAGCTGGGAATGCAGCCCGACTTCGCGGTCTACCTTGAGATCAGACAAACCTGGCTTATCTTCA CAATTATCCTCGCCATTGTGGAGTTCCTCATCATCGCGACACTCATCTTCCTTAGGAAGAGGCTCATGGTTGCTATCGCCCTCATCAAAGAGTCCAGCAG ggcccTTGGATATGTGACATCATCATTATTCTATCCATTGCTGACTTCTGTCCTCCTGGCAATTGTGATAGCTTACTGGGCAGTCACTTCCGT CTATCTGGCCACATCTAATTCTGAAGTGTACAAAGTGTCGGCCAATGAGAATTGCACATTCCGTTTTAACACCTGTGATCCCAAG ACGTTCAATAAAACCAACATGTCGGCCGAGTGTCCCGAAGCCGAGTGTAACTTTGCCTACTATGGTGGGGATACCCTGTACCACAAATACATCACCTTGTTCCAGTTTTACAAcgccttcctcttcttctggTGTGGCAACTTTGTCACGGCTTTGGGACAAGTCACTCTGGCTGGGGCCTTTGCCTCTTATTACTGGGCCTTTAAGAAGCCTGACGATATACCCCCCAACCCCGTCATGTCTTCTTTGGGGCGCACCCTCAG ATATCACACTGGTTCAGTGGCATTTGGCTCACTCGTCCTGGCGTTGGTCCAGATCATCAGGGTTATTCTGGAGTATCTTAATCACAAACTGCAAG GTGCTAGAAACAAGTATGCTAAATTCTTGCTGAACTGCATGAAATGTTGCTTCTGGTGTCTGGAGAAATGCATCAAGTTCCTGAACAGAAATGCTTACATCATG ATTGCCATCTATGGGAAAAATTTCTGTACATCAGCTCAAGACGCCTTTATGCTTCTGTTAAGGAACATTGCCAG GGTGGCTGTCTTGGACAAAGTGACAGACTTCCTGTTGTTCCTTGGAAAACTGCTCATTGTTGGAGTTATTG GAGTcatctctttcttcttctttactGGAAGAATGGATTCTCCTGAGTACGCTTCTCCTACTTTGAACTACTACTGGGTGCCCATAATG ACAAATATAGTTGGATCCTACCTCATTGCCCATGGCTTCTTCAGCGTCTACTCCATGTGTGTCGACACACTCTTCCTCTGCTTCT GTGAGGACTTGGAAAGAAATGACGGCTCGCCCGAAAGGCCTTACTACATGTCCCCCGAGCTGCACGATCTCATCGGCTTGTCAAGGAGGTCAGAGGGAGATGGAGACGATGCTGACTCTCCTGCAAGCAAAGGAGATGTGTTGGAAGTGGAAAATATTCAACTGCAGGAACTTAAGATGCAGTCTAACATCTCACATGCGAATGTGGAAGATGAGCCTCTGCGAGATAACGCTGAAGTTGCAAACGAGACCAACGAGCAAACAAGGGAGACCGAGGAGCAAACAGTCAGTGAAGATGCGGTGttggaaaaagaaagaagcagGGGTGACAGTGGTTCTTAA
- the LOC133151235 gene encoding choline transporter-like protein 2 isoform X2 codes for MEPEGKKSEIKYGEVAKFDPTFKGPIHKRGCTDIVCCFLFIVALLAYFGVGILAWSQGDPRKILYPTDSKGNFCGQKGTPQENKTFLFYYNILMCASPAVLLQGQCPTTQICVKHCPYKHLTLAKAVENKDDRDYYAEFCQEGVNSSWPIHILKQYCPSSILASKAFTRRCVPTMSKLKNGSVVVGNNTMVTIDSANVSAMEVLNATKKSNMLFEARQLAMKIFEDYTQSWHYIIIALTIAMVCSWFFIILLRFLADIMVWVMIVLVIGIVAYGVLHCFLQYQSLKADPSTDVSIGQLGMQPDFAVYLEIRQTWLIFTIILAIVEFLIIATLIFLRKRLMVAIALIKESSRALGYVTSSLFYPLLTSVLLAIVIAYWAVTSVYLATSNSEVYKVSANENCTFRFNTCDPKTFNKTNMSAECPEAECNFAYYGGDTLYHKYITLFQFYNAFLFFWCGNFVTALGQVTLAGAFASYYWAFKKPDDIPPNPVMSSLGRTLRYHTGSVAFGSLVLALVQIIRVILEYLNHKLQGARNKYAKFLLNCMKCCFWCLEKCIKFLNRNAYIMIAIYGKNFCTSAQDAFMLLLRNIARVAVLDKVTDFLLFLGKLLIVGVIGVISFFFFTGRMDSPEYASPTLNYYWVPIMTNIVGSYLIAHGFFSVYSMCVDTLFLCFCEDLERNDGSPERPYYMSPELHDLIGLSRRSEGDGDDADSPASKGDVLEVENIQLQELKMQSNISHANVEDEPLRDNAEVANETNEQTRETEEQTVSEDAVLEKERSRGDSGS; via the exons ATGGAACCGGAGGGCAAAAAGTCGGAAATTAAATACG GGGAGGTCGCGAAGTTTGACCCAACCTTCAAGGGGCCCATTCACAAGAG GGGATGCACGGATATAGTCTGCTGTTTTCTCTTTATCGTTGCCTTGCTTGCCTATTTTGGTGTGGGGATTCTTG CCTGGTCCCAGGGTGACCCCAGGAAAATCCTCTATCCCACTGACAGCAAAGGGAACTTCTGTGGGCAAAAAGGAACACCCCAGGA GAACAAGACGTTTCTGTTTTACTACAATATCTTGATGTGTGCGAGTCCTGCGGTTTTGCTCCAAGGCCAGTGTCCCACCACTCAG ATATGTGTAAAACACTGTCCTTACAAACATCTCACGTTGGCCAAAGCCGTTGAAAACAAAGACGACCGTGACTATTACGCAGAGTTTTGCCAGGAAGGTGTCAATTCATCATGG cctATCCACATCCTGAAACAATATTGCCCTTCCTCAATCTTGGCCAGCAAAGCCT TCACACGACGCTGCGTTCCAACCATGTCAAAATTAAAGAATGGCTCGGTGGTTGTGGGCAATAATACCATGGTTACAATCGACTCCGCCAACGTTTCCGCCATGGAAGTACTCAATGCGACCAA GAAGTCCAACATGCTTTTTGAAGCTCGCCAGTTGGCCATGAAAATCTTTGAGGATTACACTCAGTCCTGGCACTATATCATTAT AGCTCTGACAATAGCAATGGTTTGTAGCTGGTTCTTCATAATCCTGCTGCGCTTCCTGGCAGACATCATGGTGTGGGTCATGATTGTCTTGGTCATTGGAATCGTAGCCTATG GTGTGCTGCATTGTTTCCTGCAATATCAAAGTCTGAAAGCGGATCCTTCTACTGACGTGTCTATCGGCCAGCTGGGAATGCAGCCCGACTTCGCGGTCTACCTTGAGATCAGACAAACCTGGCTTATCTTCA CAATTATCCTCGCCATTGTGGAGTTCCTCATCATCGCGACACTCATCTTCCTTAGGAAGAGGCTCATGGTTGCTATCGCCCTCATCAAAGAGTCCAGCAG ggcccTTGGATATGTGACATCATCATTATTCTATCCATTGCTGACTTCTGTCCTCCTGGCAATTGTGATAGCTTACTGGGCAGTCACTTCCGT CTATCTGGCCACATCTAATTCTGAAGTGTACAAAGTGTCGGCCAATGAGAATTGCACATTCCGTTTTAACACCTGTGATCCCAAG ACGTTCAATAAAACCAACATGTCGGCCGAGTGTCCCGAAGCCGAGTGTAACTTTGCCTACTATGGTGGGGATACCCTGTACCACAAATACATCACCTTGTTCCAGTTTTACAAcgccttcctcttcttctggTGTGGCAACTTTGTCACGGCTTTGGGACAAGTCACTCTGGCTGGGGCCTTTGCCTCTTATTACTGGGCCTTTAAGAAGCCTGACGATATACCCCCCAACCCCGTCATGTCTTCTTTGGGGCGCACCCTCAG ATATCACACTGGTTCAGTGGCATTTGGCTCACTCGTCCTGGCGTTGGTCCAGATCATCAGGGTTATTCTGGAGTATCTTAATCACAAACTGCAAG GTGCTAGAAACAAGTATGCTAAATTCTTGCTGAACTGCATGAAATGTTGCTTCTGGTGTCTGGAGAAATGCATCAAGTTCCTGAACAGAAATGCTTACATCATG ATTGCCATCTATGGGAAAAATTTCTGTACATCAGCTCAAGACGCCTTTATGCTTCTGTTAAGGAACATTGCCAG GGTGGCTGTCTTGGACAAAGTGACAGACTTCCTGTTGTTCCTTGGAAAACTGCTCATTGTTGGAGTTATTG GAGTcatctctttcttcttctttactGGAAGAATGGATTCTCCTGAGTACGCTTCTCCTACTTTGAACTACTACTGGGTGCCCATAATG ACAAATATAGTTGGATCCTACCTCATTGCCCATGGCTTCTTCAGCGTCTACTCCATGTGTGTCGACACACTCTTCCTCTGCTTCT GTGAGGACTTGGAAAGAAATGACGGCTCGCCCGAAAGGCCTTACTACATGTCCCCCGAGCTGCACGATCTCATCGGCTTGTCAAGGAGGTCAGAGGGAGATGGAGACGATGCTGACTCTCCTGCAAGCAAAGGAGATGTGTTGGAAGTGGAAAATATTCAACTGCAGGAACTTAAGATGCAGTCTAACATCTCACATGCGAATGTGGAAGATGAGCCTCTGCGAGATAACGCTGAAGTTGCAAACGAGACCAACGAGCAAACAAGGGAGACCGAGGAGCAAACAGTCAGTGAAGATGCGGTGttggaaaaagaaagaagcagGGGTGACAGTGGTTCTTAA